A region of Vitis vinifera cultivar Pinot Noir 40024 chromosome 15, ASM3070453v1 DNA encodes the following proteins:
- the LOC100263322 gene encoding cyclin-U4-1, which yields MAELENPNFMSKLITFLSSILQRVAESNDLNRRFLPQKISVFHGLTRPNISIQSYLERIFNYANCSPSCYVVAYIYLDRFVQKQPSLPINSYNVHRLLITGVMVAAKFMDDMYYNNAYYAKVGGISTREMNFLEVDFLFGLAFDLNVTPTTFHTYCCCLQREMLLQSPLSLPDHHSSLNLARSSKLHLHFNEDEPSHHKQQLAA from the exons ATGGCAGAGCTGGAAAACCCAAATTTCATGTCAAAACTCATCACCTTCCTCTCCTCTATACTCCAGAGAGTGGCTGAGTCCAATGACCTCAATAGAAGATTTCTACCGCAGAAGATTTCAGTCTTCCATGGCCTCACCCGCCCCAATATCTCAATTCAAAGCTACCTAGAGAGGATTTTCAACTACGCCAATTGTAGCCCTTCTTGCTATGTGGTTGCATACATTTACCTTGATCGGTTCGTGCAGAAGCAGCCATCGTTGCCGATCAACTCGTATAATGTTCATCGCTTGCTCATTACTGGTGTCATGGTTGCTGCCAAGTTCATGGATGACAT GTATTACAACAATGCTTACTATGCAAAAGTTGGAGGAATAAGCACAAGAGAGATGAATTTTCTTGAGGTGGATTTCCTGTTTGGTTTGGCCTTTGACCTGAATGTGACACCCACCACATTTCACACCTACTGTTGCTGCCTCCAAAGAGAGATGTTGCTGCAATCTCCTCTAAGCTTACCAGACCACCATTCATCTTTGAACTTAGCAAGATCATCCAAGCTGCATTTGCATTTCAATGAAGATGAGCCCTCCCATCACAAGCAACAACTTGCTGCTTGA